The Saprospiraceae bacterium genome includes a window with the following:
- a CDS encoding pyridoxal-phosphate dependent enzyme — MDYQNNILETIGNTPMVKLNKVVDGIPCLVLGKIETFNPGHSTKDRMALKMVEDAEKSGKLVPGGTIIECTSGNTGMGIALAAAVKGYKCIFTTSDKQSKEKIDLLKAHGAEVIVCPTNVEPDDPRSYYSVAEKLSKDIPNSVWLNQYDNLSNRQAHYESTGPEIWKQTDGKITHFVVGVGTGGTISGVAKYLKEQNPAVKIWGIDTYGSVFKKYHETGIFDPKEIYPYITEGIGEDILPKNVDFSLIDHFEKVSDKDAALAARRLAREEGILLGYSAGSALAGVQQLSGKLSKDDVVVILFHDHGSRYVGKIYNDDWMRERGFLDTELKVRDLSSKRKDNKFIGVQEKESVRSVLKMMKELDLSQLPVLNGDVMTGSVTESNILEFILSNPLDNGDKAVSMIMAAPFPIVSEDLPVRELNRYITKSVPAVVTHNRSGEQIILTQYDIIQAL; from the coding sequence ATGGATTATCAGAATAATATTTTAGAAACAATAGGAAACACACCTATGGTTAAACTCAACAAGGTTGTGGATGGTATTCCATGCCTGGTTTTGGGCAAAATCGAAACTTTCAATCCCGGTCATTCTACAAAAGACAGAATGGCACTTAAAATGGTGGAAGATGCTGAAAAATCAGGAAAATTGGTTCCGGGTGGCACAATCATTGAATGTACTTCCGGAAACACGGGTATGGGTATTGCTTTGGCTGCTGCTGTAAAAGGATACAAGTGTATTTTTACGACCAGTGATAAACAGTCCAAGGAAAAAATTGATCTTCTCAAAGCGCATGGTGCTGAAGTTATCGTTTGTCCTACCAATGTAGAACCCGATGATCCCAGATCTTATTATTCTGTTGCAGAAAAGTTAAGCAAAGATATTCCTAATTCTGTATGGTTGAATCAATATGATAATCTCTCAAACCGTCAGGCGCACTATGAGAGCACAGGTCCTGAAATCTGGAAACAAACCGATGGAAAAATAACGCATTTTGTTGTCGGTGTAGGTACCGGTGGAACGATCTCGGGTGTAGCGAAATATCTTAAGGAACAGAATCCGGCTGTAAAAATATGGGGTATAGATACCTACGGGTCTGTTTTTAAAAAATATCATGAGACAGGAATTTTCGATCCGAAAGAAATCTATCCTTACATTACAGAAGGAATAGGGGAAGACATTCTTCCAAAAAATGTTGACTTCAGTCTCATTGATCATTTTGAGAAAGTATCAGATAAAGATGCTGCTCTTGCTGCCAGAAGATTGGCAAGAGAAGAAGGTATTTTGTTGGGCTATAGTGCAGGGTCAGCTTTGGCAGGCGTACAACAGTTAAGTGGCAAATTATCCAAAGATGATGTCGTAGTCATCCTTTTTCATGACCATGGAAGCCGATATGTGGGCAAAATATATAATGATGACTGGATGCGTGAACGGGGGTTTCTGGATACAGAGTTGAAAGTCAGAGACCTGTCTTCCAAAAGAAAGGATAATAAGTTTATCGGCGTGCAGGAAAAGGAAAGTGTGCGTTCAGTCCTTAAAATGATGAAAGAACTCGATCTTTCTCAATTGCCGGTTTTAAATGGAGATGTGATGACAGGATCGGTGACAGAAAGTAATATTCTGGAGTTTATTCTCAGTAATCCATTGGACAATGGCGATAAGGCAGTTTCAATGATTATGGCAGCTCCATTCCCGATTGTCAGTGAAGATTTGCCTGTCAGAGAACTGAATAGGTATATTACGAAATCCGTTCCGGCTGTAGTCACACACAACCGCTCAGGAGAACAAATTATCCTTACACAGTACGATATTATTCAGGCACTATAG